A section of the Roseovarius sp. W115 genome encodes:
- the serS gene encoding serine--tRNA ligase, with product MHDIRAIRENPEAFDAAMARRGVSGASVDILKVDEARRAKILAAETAQADQNKAAKEVGAAKAKGDEAEFERLRALVGEKKAEVAAMQTEAKALDQELTDLLMGLPNLALDDVPDGEDEDDNVEIKRWGTPRAFDFDAREHFEIEGVKPGMDFETAAKLSGSRFVVMSGGVVRIHRALAQFMIDTHVEENGLSETWTPVLVRPEMMYGTGQLPKFGEDSYETTNGWWLVPTAEVTLTNIVHDSVVEEGYLPRRYVAHTQCFRSEAGSAGKDTSGMLRQHQFEKVEMVSITHPDRSLDEHERMTRCAEGILEKLGLPYRTIVLCTGDMGFGARKTHDIEVWLPGQNTYREISSVSVCGDFQARRMNGRFKPADGGKPQFVHTLNGSGLAVGRCLIAVLENGQQADGSVELPDVLHPYLRGKTRLMADGALG from the coding sequence ATGCATGACATTCGTGCCATTCGCGAAAACCCTGAAGCCTTTGATGCGGCCATGGCGCGGCGTGGGGTGTCGGGGGCGTCAGTGGACATCCTGAAGGTTGACGAGGCACGGCGCGCTAAAATCCTCGCCGCCGAAACAGCGCAGGCCGATCAGAACAAGGCCGCCAAGGAGGTGGGCGCGGCCAAGGCCAAGGGCGACGAGGCCGAGTTTGAGCGGCTGCGCGCACTTGTGGGCGAGAAAAAGGCGGAAGTCGCGGCCATGCAGACCGAGGCCAAGGCGCTGGATCAGGAATTGACCGATCTGCTCATGGGCCTGCCGAACCTGGCACTTGATGATGTGCCCGATGGCGAGGACGAGGACGATAATGTCGAGATCAAACGCTGGGGCACGCCGCGCGCGTTTGATTTTGATGCGCGCGAGCATTTTGAGATCGAAGGCGTGAAGCCGGGTATGGATTTCGAGACTGCGGCAAAGCTCAGCGGATCACGTTTCGTCGTCATGTCGGGTGGTGTGGTGCGCATTCACCGGGCGCTGGCGCAGTTCATGATCGACACGCATGTGGAGGAAAACGGGCTCTCCGAGACCTGGACGCCCGTGCTGGTGCGGCCCGAGATGATGTATGGCACCGGGCAGCTGCCGAAGTTCGGTGAGGATTCCTATGAGACCACCAATGGCTGGTGGCTGGTGCCGACCGCCGAGGTGACGCTGACCAATATCGTGCATGACAGCGTGGTGGAGGAAGGATACCTGCCCCGCCGCTATGTGGCGCATACGCAGTGTTTCCGCTCTGAGGCGGGAAGTGCCGGCAAGGACACGTCGGGCATGTTGCGTCAGCACCAGTTTGAGAAGGTCGAGATGGTGTCGATCACACATCCTGACCGGTCTTTGGATGAACATGAACGCATGACGCGCTGTGCCGAGGGCATTCTGGAAAAGCTTGGTCTGCCTTACCGCACGATTGTTCTTTGCACCGGCGACATGGGCTTTGGCGCGCGTAAGACGCATGACATCGAGGTGTGGCTGCCGGGTCAGAACACCTATCGCGAGATTTCGTCAGTATCTGTGTGCGGCGATTTTCAGGCCCGGCGGATGAATGGCCGGTTCAAGCCAGCCGATGGCGGCAAGCCACAGTTTGTACATACCCTGAACGGGTCTGGATTGGCCGTGGGCCGGTGTCTGATTGCGGTGCTGGAGAACGGACAACAGGCCGATGGGTCTGTGGAGCTGCCAGACGTGCTGCATCCCTATCTGCGCGGCAAGACGCGGTTGATGGCGGATGGGGCTTTGGGGTGA
- a CDS encoding GNAT family N-acetyltransferase encodes MVFSDKTEGVEEQIIDLFAATFTASEGADEGALIGNLVSNLLSSTPHEDIYVFTAHDRGEIIAGAIFSRLIYKDDPRSVFILSPMAVVTDRHGQGIGQGLLKHALAVLRDNGVSVAITYGDPAFYGKVGFLPLDEGTAAAPLPLSFPMGWIGQSLSEEPLHALKGKCTCVAALNDPAIW; translated from the coding sequence GTGGTTTTTTCTGATAAGACCGAGGGCGTAGAGGAGCAGATTATCGACCTGTTTGCCGCGACGTTTACCGCTTCTGAAGGTGCTGACGAAGGTGCCTTGATCGGCAACCTCGTTAGTAACCTGTTGAGCAGCACTCCACATGAAGACATCTATGTCTTTACTGCTCATGACCGCGGGGAAATCATTGCCGGGGCAATTTTTTCCCGCCTCATCTACAAAGACGATCCTCGTTCAGTTTTCATCCTATCCCCGATGGCCGTTGTGACCGATCGGCATGGGCAGGGGATTGGGCAAGGTCTCCTGAAGCACGCATTGGCTGTGCTGCGTGACAACGGCGTTTCTGTGGCGATTACCTACGGTGACCCCGCATTTTATGGTAAGGTAGGGTTCCTTCCCCTCGACGAAGGCACTGCCGCGGCACCCTTGCCACTTAGTTTTCCTATGGGGTGGATTGGTCAGTCACTGTCGGAAGAGCCATTGCACGCTCTAAAGGGGAAATGCACTTGTGTTGCTGCTTTGAACGACCCGGCCATTTGGTGA
- a CDS encoding fatty acid desaturase, whose protein sequence is MTLRDYLKDYSHKSDVMGWTSFLCSLAAYFAALIIASLAWPAWWISLPLIVILAFASVRLYVLQHDCGHHSLFATKPLNDIAGYILSIFSLTPFRVMQYNHNQHHAYLGNLEHRETTEVYTMTLREWQEAGFWTRLWYRTYRNPAVMLSLGGIYTYFIAYRWPKNTLKVGVWGVIAHNLMLVVWIYAVWATLGVTGLAVLGSSAVVAGIIGVFLVYLQHNFEETYWDRKPDLDFRKATLEGSSSLDLGHWWDIGTGNIAYHDLHHYNPAIPSYRLRYAQKNLPDELRVHDEIRWPQAIASFRLKLWDEETERLVPFPKARAGGVVPAE, encoded by the coding sequence ATGACTTTACGCGACTATTTGAAAGACTATTCCCATAAATCAGATGTCATGGGCTGGACGAGTTTTTTATGCTCTCTGGCGGCCTATTTTGCCGCGCTCATCATCGCCAGCCTTGCCTGGCCCGCCTGGTGGATCAGCCTGCCGTTGATTGTGATCCTCGCCTTTGCCTCGGTGCGCCTTTACGTGCTGCAGCATGATTGCGGGCATCATTCACTTTTCGCCACCAAGCCGCTTAACGATATCGCAGGCTACATCCTGTCAATCTTTTCACTGACGCCATTTCGCGTCATGCAGTACAACCACAATCAACATCACGCCTATCTCGGCAATCTCGAACACCGCGAGACGACCGAGGTCTACACCATGACCCTGCGCGAATGGCAGGAGGCGGGGTTTTGGACGCGCCTGTGGTATCGCACCTACCGCAATCCGGCCGTGATGCTGTCTTTGGGCGGGATTTACACCTATTTCATCGCCTATCGCTGGCCGAAAAACACACTGAAAGTCGGTGTTTGGGGCGTGATTGCACATAACCTGATGCTGGTGGTGTGGATTTATGCCGTCTGGGCCACGTTAGGCGTCACCGGCCTTGCCGTATTGGGCAGCAGCGCGGTGGTCGCAGGCATCATTGGCGTCTTCCTCGTCTACCTGCAGCACAATTTTGAAGAGACCTACTGGGATCGCAAACCCGATCTTGATTTCCGCAAGGCCACGCTGGAAGGGTCCTCCAGTCTCGATCTGGGCCATTGGTGGGACATCGGCACCGGCAACATCGCCTATCACGATCTGCACCACTATAATCCGGCAATCCCGTCCTATCGGCTGCGCTATGCCCAGAAGAACCTGCCCGATGAATTGCGCGTGCACGACGAAATCCGCTGGCCACAAGCCATCGCCAGCTTCCGGCTCAAGCTCTGGGACGAAGAGACCGAACGCCTGGTGCCGTTTCCCAAAGCGCGGGCAGGGGGCGTGGTGCCTGCGGAATAA